The Kaistella daneshvariae genomic sequence TTCAGTTTGTGCAAAAAAGTTCGCCAATAATTTTTCCTGATGGTCCGAAACCACGTTGCACGATTTTGCATACGCGATAAAATCGGCCGGAATAAGCTGCGTTCCCTGATGAATCAACTGATAAAATGCGTGCTGACCGTTGGTTCCGGGTTCGCCCCAAATCACCGGTCCGGTTTCGTAATCTACAAAATCACCGTTTCGGTCCACACATTTTCCGTTGCTTTCCATATCGCCTTGCTGAAGATATGCCGGAAAACGGTCTAAATACTGGGAATACGGTAAAATTGCATACGTTCCGGCATCGAAAAAGTTTCGGTACCAAACGCCTAAAATTGCCATTAAAACCGGCACATTTTCTTTGAAATCTGCGGTGCGGAAATGCGTATCCGTTTCATGCGCACCTTTTAGCAGTTGCTCGAAATTTTCGTATCCCACAAAAAGAACGATGCTTAAGCCAATCGCGCTCCACAGCGAATATCTGCCGCCAACCCAATCCCAGAATTCGAAAATATTTTCCTCTGCAATGCCGAATTTTTTCACCGCTTCAACATTGGTGGAAAGTGCCACAAAATGTTTTGCAACATCGGCTTCTTTTCCGCTTTTTAAAAACCAGGTTTTTGCAGATTCTGCATTGGTCATGGTTTCCTGCGTGGTAAAAGTTTTCGATGCGATGATGAAAAGCGTTGTTTCCGGATTCAGATTTTTAAGTACTTCAGCGATGTGATTGCCGTCAACATTAGATACAAAATGCGCGTTTAGGCGCGTTTTATAATGTTTTAAAGCCGAACAAACCATCACCGGACCTAAATCTGATCCGCCAATTCCGATGTTGACAACGTCGGTGATTTCTTTTCCCGAAAATCCGGTGTGTTCACCCGAAATAATTTTTTCCGAAAACGTTTTCATCTGACCCAAAACCTTTCTGATTGCTGGTTTGATGTTTTCACCATCAACCAGAATTTCGTTAGCTGAAAAATCCCGAAGCGCCGTGTGCAAAACTGCGCGGCCTTCCGTTTCGTTAATTTTTTCGCCGCTAAACATGGCTTTTATTGCAGATTTCAGATCGCATTCTTCAGCTAAATCCTGCAAAAAATCAAAAGTTTCTTTGCTGATTAAATTTTTGGAATAATCGAAAAGGTAATTTTCTCTCTGAACAGAAAAATCTATAAACCTTTCGGGATTGTCCCGGAACAGAGTTCTTAGGTCGAAATCGGTTTCAGCAAAGTGTTTGGTAAGATTTTTCCAGGCATTGGTGTGCGTTGGATTTATTTTAGGCAACATTTTTTAAAATTTTAATGGTGAGTAAGCCCGGCGAATGATAACGTGTGCAAATTTAGGGAAAAATAAAACCTCGGGAAAAATTACGATATGCGTTTTTAAGCATTAAATCTTGCTAAGAATTCCAAACTAAATATTCGCCGCTAAAACGGTAGATTTTTTCAATTTAGCAGTTTGCCGTTTTTCGTTGCAGAAACGGTATTACTTTAAATAAAAAAAAACGCCCTTTAAAGGGCATTTTTTTTGGTTTTACGTTAAAGCTAAATCCACGACTTCGCTCATGGTTTTCACGTAATTTATTTTTAAATCTTTCAGATAATCTTTTTTAATTTCCTCCACATCTTTGCGGTTCGCTTCACACAAGATGATTTCCTTAATTCCGGCGCGCGCTGCGGCTAAAAGCTTTTCTTTAATTCCGCCCACTGGGAGAACTTTTCCACGCAAGGTAATTTCACCGGTCATCGCAAGGTGAGGTTTTACCTTTTGATTTTTAAAACTTGAAACAATGGACGTTAACATCGCGATTCCCGCAGACGGACCGTCTTTTGGTGTCGCACCTTCGGGAACGTGAACGTGGATATTATTTTTCTGGATATCTTCCGCAGAAATGCCGAGTTTGTCGTGTTTTGCTTTGATATATTCCAGCGCAATGGTTGCAGACTCTTTCATCACATTTCCGAGATTTCCGGTCATGGTGAGATTTCCTTTGCCTTCGCTTAAAATACTTTCGATGAAAAGGATGTCGCCACCGACTTCAGTCCAGGCTAAACCTGTAACAACGCCCGGAACATCGGCGATTTCTGCCAAGCTTCGCGGTCGCGGAACTCCAAGAATTTCGTCTACTTTCTCCACGGAAATTTTCGGATTATATTCTTTTTCCATCGCGGTTTGCAGGGCCACCCAACGTGCGATGGAAGCAATTTGTTTTTCCAAACGGCGCACGCCACTTTCGGAAGTGTGCGCGTCGATGATATGCTTTAATTCCGCATTTCCCAGTTTGAAAGATTTGCTGTCCAAACCATTTTCTTCCTGCTGTTTTTTTATTAAATGGCGTTTTGCAATTTCCACTTTTTCTTCTAAAGTATAACCTGCAATCTGGATGATTTCCATACGGTCCAAAAGAGGCCGCTGCACCGTTGATAAAGAGTTCGCTGTGGCGATGAACATGACTTTGGACAAATCATAACCAAGTTCCAAAAAGTTATCGTAGAAGGAATTGTTTTGTTCCGGATCCAAAACTTCGAGCAAGGCCGAACTTGGATCGCCGTGCGTTCCCGTACCGATTTTATCAATCTCATCCAGCACGATTACAGGGTTGGAGGTTCCGACTTTTTTTATAGACTGTAAAATCCGGCCGGCCATCGCTCCGATGTAGGTTTTTCGGTGACCGCGGATTTCAGATTCATCATGAAGACCACCGAGCGAAAGACGCACATATTTTCGCCCTAAAGCATCCGCCACGGATTTTCCGAGTGAAGTTTTTCCGACACCAGGAGGACCTATCAAACATAGAATCGGCGATTTCATATTGTTTTTTAATTTCAAAACAGCCATGTGTTCCAAAATTCTTTTCTTAATATCCTCTAAACCGTAATGCGCTTTGTCAAGCACTTTTTCGGCTTTAACAATATCAAAAATGTCTTTCGAATAATTGTTCCAGGGTAAATCGGTGAAAAAATCCAAATAATTTCGTTGAACGTTATAATCGGGAGAATTGGGATTTTGACGCTGCAAACGGTTAGTTTCTTTTTTGAAGTGATCTTCAACTTCCTCGTTCCATTTTATTTTTTTGGCTTTATCCAATAATTCTTCAACATCAGATTCCGGTCCGCCACCCAGTTCTTCCTGAATGGTGCGAATTTGCTGATTCAAAAAATATTCGCGCTGCTGTTTATCGAGATCTTTCGAGGTTTTTTGATGAATCTGGCTGCGCAGTTCCAGCTTGCGGAATTCGTCGTGCATCAGCGTGTAGCATTTTTCGGCGCGAATCAGCAGGCTTTTTTCTTGTAAAAGTTTCTGTTTTTGATTTGCCAAAAAATTGGCGTTACAGCAGATAAAATTTAACAGATCTTCATTGTCCGTGATGTTGCTTATGGCAAAATTCGCGGCATTTGGTATGTTAGGATCAAGCTCAATAATTTTCAGCGCAAGCGCTTTAATATTTTCAAGCAAAGCTTCGTACTCTTCTTTCTTTTTGGTTGGAACGTCTTTCAGCTTTTCTATTTCCGCTAAAAAATATGGCTTTTTAGCAGTGAATTTTTTTACTTTAAAACGCTGAAAACCGCGTGTAATAGCGGTAATATTTCCTTCCGGAAGTTTAATAATTTTAATAATTTTTGCTAAAGTCCCGATTTCATACAAATCCGAAGTTTCCGGATTTTCGATGCCGGAATTATTCTGGCTTAGAATCCCAATCAGCTGATTATTTTTCTGGGCTTCTTCTAAAAGCTTTATCGACATTTCGCGGCCTGCGGTTATGGGAATTATCACCTTCGGAAACATCACCATATTGCGCACCGGCAAAATGGGAAAAACTTGCTGGTTTTCTTCTTCTGCGGTGGTAACGATATCTGCTATATTAATTTCTTCAGTTACGATGCTGAAGCCGTCTTCTAAAATTTCATCAAATTTCATTTCTTCAAAGTCTGTCATAAATTAGAATGACAAATTGTCATTTTTACTGGATTATTAGGGCCTTCTTCTACCATGACTGTAATAAATATGGCCCTGGAAAAGGTTTCCTTATTTTGACAAGGTTTGTGCCACGTAAAAACGCGGACATATTTGGCACAGGAAGATTTGGGCTTTTAAATAAATAGTTTATTTTTTTTCTAATCTGCTAAAAATGTGTATTTTCGCACACTGATAAAATTATACGAAAAAAGATGGCAATTTTAGGAGAAATTAGAAATAGACCTTGGCTTTTAATGGGGATTATAGCGGTAGCGATGTTGGCTTTCGTGGTGAACCCGGACAGTCTGGA encodes the following:
- the pgi gene encoding glucose-6-phosphate isomerase, translating into MLPKINPTHTNAWKNLTKHFAETDFDLRTLFRDNPERFIDFSVQRENYLFDYSKNLISKETFDFLQDLAEECDLKSAIKAMFSGEKINETEGRAVLHTALRDFSANEILVDGENIKPAIRKVLGQMKTFSEKIISGEHTGFSGKEITDVVNIGIGGSDLGPVMVCSALKHYKTRLNAHFVSNVDGNHIAEVLKNLNPETTLFIIASKTFTTQETMTNAESAKTWFLKSGKEADVAKHFVALSTNVEAVKKFGIAEENIFEFWDWVGGRYSLWSAIGLSIVLFVGYENFEQLLKGAHETDTHFRTADFKENVPVLMAILGVWYRNFFDAGTYAILPYSQYLDRFPAYLQQGDMESNGKCVDRNGDFVDYETGPVIWGEPGTNGQHAFYQLIHQGTQLIPADFIAYAKSCNVVSDHQEKLLANFFAQTEALAFGKTPDEVWAELEKTGISGEEIEELVNYKVFQGNTPTNSFIFEELTPFSLGQLIALYEHKIFVQGVIWNIFSFDQFGVELGKVLAGKILAELKSAEPVNSHDFSTNGLIKFFIAKK
- the lon gene encoding endopeptidase La; the protein is MTDFEEMKFDEILEDGFSIVTEEINIADIVTTAEEENQQVFPILPVRNMVMFPKVIIPITAGREMSIKLLEEAQKNNQLIGILSQNNSGIENPETSDLYEIGTLAKIIKIIKLPEGNITAITRGFQRFKVKKFTAKKPYFLAEIEKLKDVPTKKKEEYEALLENIKALALKIIELDPNIPNAANFAISNITDNEDLLNFICCNANFLANQKQKLLQEKSLLIRAEKCYTLMHDEFRKLELRSQIHQKTSKDLDKQQREYFLNQQIRTIQEELGGGPESDVEELLDKAKKIKWNEEVEDHFKKETNRLQRQNPNSPDYNVQRNYLDFFTDLPWNNYSKDIFDIVKAEKVLDKAHYGLEDIKKRILEHMAVLKLKNNMKSPILCLIGPPGVGKTSLGKSVADALGRKYVRLSLGGLHDESEIRGHRKTYIGAMAGRILQSIKKVGTSNPVIVLDEIDKIGTGTHGDPSSALLEVLDPEQNNSFYDNFLELGYDLSKVMFIATANSLSTVQRPLLDRMEIIQIAGYTLEEKVEIAKRHLIKKQQEENGLDSKSFKLGNAELKHIIDAHTSESGVRRLEKQIASIARWVALQTAMEKEYNPKISVEKVDEILGVPRPRSLAEIADVPGVVTGLAWTEVGGDILFIESILSEGKGNLTMTGNLGNVMKESATIALEYIKAKHDKLGISAEDIQKNNIHVHVPEGATPKDGPSAGIAMLTSIVSSFKNQKVKPHLAMTGEITLRGKVLPVGGIKEKLLAAARAGIKEIILCEANRKDVEEIKKDYLKDLKINYVKTMSEVVDLALT